The bacterium (Candidatus Blackallbacteria) CG13_big_fil_rev_8_21_14_2_50_49_14 nucleotide sequence ATTTTGGAATTATAGGCTGCCAATCTGCCTCAGCAGCGGCAGACCCTGCTGAAGGAAATTGACAATGTTCAGAAGCTGTTGAATCAATTGAAAGTGTGGAAAGATGCCGTAGCTTCTGGTGCCATCGCTGCGGGAACAGCAGCGGGATCCGCCGTCGTCAATGGCAGCTCTTTGCTGGCATTTGCCCAGAAAGAGGCGCTGAAAAAGGCGCTAGAGCTATTGCTTTCTCAGGCTTTGAACTATAGCCCTCAAGCCTTGTCTTTGGCCCAGCAGATGAACAGCAAAGTGGATCTGATCATGAATCAGCTCCTGCCCTATTGGCCGTATATTGCCCAAGTGAGAAATGCATTGTTGTTCAGCCCCTGCGCTGCACTGAATTATCCCGGCACAGGCGGCGGTACTGGTGGTGGAAATAATGGCGGAGGAAATGGGGGTGGTACGCCTTCTCCGACTCCAACACCCATTCCCAGCCCACCGGGATGTTTTGAGACCTGTACCCGTTCAGATTTTCCATTGAGTATTGATGTGCTTGATAAAACGGGCAATATTGCGATTTCTTACTCAAGTTCTCAATGCAAAGAGTTTCGGCACAGCGTATCTGGTCAACAGAATCCAATGCGTGTTTTTCAAGATCAGAGTCAGATTGGTGGTTTGAATTCTTCTTGTAATCGTAAGGGGACGCTGCCTCCACCCACCCGGACAAATTTGGAGTGGATGTTAGATGGCTATGCACCATGTGATAATAGTGGACGAGATAATATTGTTACCGAATTACATCATTTTGAGCAAAATCCTGATGGCCCCATTGCAGAAATGTCCAAAGCTATTCATTTACGCGTCAGTCACCCAGAAAGACCAAGCCGTATAAATCGAAATAAGTTTGACAATTTAAAAGAGGCATACTGGAAAACTCGAGGTTATCAGCTTAACTATGGAGACAATGCTGTAGCTTGTACAAACTAATTTAAAGGAAAATTTATGAGTATTGCAGGTTTACTCAAGGCCTATGAATTAGAACGAAAAAATTTAGGCATAGGTGAACAGAAATGTTCTCTTCGAGTCATTGCGGCAGCGGAACGCTATTTGGGTGTGGTTTTTCCTCCAACCTATCGTTATTTTCTGGAACATATTTCTCTTAACTCCAAAGCCGATCTTTTAGGTTTAAGGCTTTATGAGCCTGAATTAGCGATCTCAGATCAACCCGTAGTTTCCCTCACGCAGACTTATCGTGAGGATCCAAGCTTTCCCTTACCTCAGCAGTATATTCTGATTGATGATGAGGCACCTGATTTTATGCATATTCTGGATACTACTCAGGTGGATCAACAGGGGGAGTGTAAAGTGATATGTTGGCTGGCCGATGATTTTTTCGATAGCGATTATACAGATTTAGATGGTCTTTATTTGGAGTTGGTAAACGGTGCGATTTATAAAATGATGTCACACAAAGCCGATGAGGGAAGGCTTTTGCGTCAGGAAGTCGAAGACTATATTGCTTTTTACAAGAGCTTGGGTTATACAGGCAAAGAGGATCGTTTTCTCGAAGAAAACTGGCAAACCTTGTTTGACATGGCCTCTTAAGAGCCAAAGTTTGACGTTCCTTTTCGGTGCAGGTGAGAAATGCACTGCTGTTCAGCCCCTGCGCTGCGCTGAATGAGGGTGGCCCACCCTTTTCGAGACTTTTCCCCTACTTTCTGCGCTTCAAAATACCTGCTTCAGCCGAAAAAAACAGCTGCTCAAAACGCCCCTGTAAGGGTTTCCAGGCCTTCAGATCAAAGAGATTCGCTTCGTTTAAATAAGCCGCTGTAGGATCAGGCGGAACAAAGGGATGGTCCGGCATCTGATAAACCTCTATTGCTTTTCCCCCATGGCTCCAGCTCAGGGGTTTCTGCGGCTGAAACACCTCAGGATATTCTGCCAGCGGGCGATAGAACCAGACACTGCCCTTGCCAATCACCTGCCCCACCACTTGACCGGATTCTGTTTCCTCGACCAGCAGGGCGGTGCGCTCGTCAATGCCAATGCCCTTTAATTGACTGGGCCCCGTTTAGAGCGGGCTCGGGCCAGAAAAGCCAAGAGTCTTCCCTGCCGGTTGCGCTCGGCAAAATGGCTGTCGGTTAAGAGATTCTGCATCAGCGGCAGTTTGATAAAATCGTTGCGCAGGGTCAGTTCAGGGTGAAAGGGATTGTTCAAAACCTGCTCTGACTGCATCGATTCTCCTTCTGCGCTGTAAATCACCTCGCCCAAAATTGCCAGACCTGCACTGGTGCCCCCCATGGGGATTTTTTTGCGGGTGGGGGCAGAGATATCTGCTTTGCTGGTGGGATATACTTTTCCGCTTTCAAGCCAACCCAAGCAGCCCCAGAGCGGCTGAGTTTTGAGAGCTGCCTGTTTTTCAAGCGAAGGCGTTTGCGCTGCTTCAGGGGCGCACCTGTTAAAATACAGCAGACGAATCATTTTCACAGCAAAGGCTTTCGCTTATGACCACTTCCTTCAACCCCCTCGATGAAATCAGCCAGGAGCTTAAACTGAGCCTGGCCCAGGTGCAGACCACCGTGAGCCTTTTGGATGAGGGCGCAACCGTGCCGTTTATTGCCCGCTACCGCAAAGACCGTACAGGCGCTTTGGATGAGGTGCAAATCCGCCAGATTGAAGAGCGCCTGAAATACTGGCGTGAATTAGAGGAGCGGCGACAGGCCATTCTCAAATCGATTGAAGAACAGGGCAAACTGACCCCCGAATTGGCCAAAACCCTGGCGGCGGTGCGCAATAAAACTGAGCTTGAAGATCTCTACCTGCCCTTTAAACCCCGGCGTCGAACCCGAGCGCAGAAAGCCCGTGAGGCGGGCTTGGAACCCCTGGCGCTGATCATGCGCCTGCAAAGAGAGCGCCTGGCCCCCTCTGAAAAAGCCCGCGCCTTTCTTTCTGAGCAGATCACCGATCCCGAAATGGCTTTGCTGGGTGCGCGGGATATTCTGGCAGAAGAAATTTCTGAAGATGCCCGTCTGCGTGAGCAGGCCCGTGAAAATCTGCGCAATTTTGGGGTGATCACGTCCCGTTTGGCGCGCGGGCAAAAAGAAGACAGCCCAGAAGCGGCGAAATACCGCGATTATTTTGATTTCAAAGAACCCGTTAAAAAAATCCCTTCGCACCGCTATCTGGCCCTGCGCCGGGGCGAGGGTGAAAAAGTCCTCAGCCTGAAAATTGAATTGGAGGCCGAACGCCTGCTGGAACGCCTGCGCCGCCAGTTGCAGATTCAGCCCAATGCCTGGGGCGATCAGGTGCGTCTGGCCCTGGACGACGCCTGGGAGCGTCTGTTGCTGCCCTCTCTCGAAAGCGAAATTCTGTCAGAATTAAAGCTCCAGGCCGATCAGACCGCGATTGAGATCTTTGCCGCCAATCTGCGCGATTTGCTCATGAGTGCCCCCTTTGGTACCCGGCCTGTCTTGGGCTTGGACCCCGGTCTGCGTACCGGCATCAAATGCGTGGCCCTGAGCCCCACTGGGCAGTATCTCGAAGACACGGTGATCTATCTTGTGCAGAATGAAAACCGGGCCAAAGAAGCTTTTTTCAAGCTGTTTAATAAATACCAGCCCGCAGCGATTGCCCTGGGCGATGGCACCGGCAGCCGCGAAACAGAAAAAGCCGTGCGTGCCTGGCTCAAAGAGGCGGGACAAAAGCCTGTGTTTGTCAGAATCTCCGAATCAGGCGCTTCGATCTATTCTGCTTCAGAGATTGCCCGCCAGGAATTCCCCGATTTGGATTTAACCGTCCGGGGGGCGATTTCCATTGGCCGCCGTTTGCAAGACCCGCTGGCAGAGCTGGTCAAGGTGGAACCGCGCTCTTTGGGAGTGGGGCAATACCAGCACGATGTGAACCAGACGGCCTTGGCCGCCAAGCTCGATCAGATTGTCGAATCCTGCGTGAACCAGGTGGGGGTTGAGTTGAATTCTGCTTCAGCCCCTTTGCTGGAGCGGGTTTCAGGGCTGGGGCCGAAACTTGCCAAAGAAATTGTGGCACACCGTGATCAAAAGGGAGCCTTTGCTTCTCGTCAGGAATTGCGCAAGGTCAAAGGCTTGGGTGCCAAAACCTATGAACAGGCCGCTGGTTTTCTGCGCATTCGCGAAGCCCAGAACCCGCTCGACAATACGGGCGTTCATCCAGAGCACTATGCTGTGGTGGAGCGCATGGCGCGTGATTTGGGCGTGGCCGTGGCTGAATTGCCCAAGCGGCCTGAATTATTGCCGCAGCTGTCTTTGAAAAATTACCAGGCAGGCGATGTGGGCGAGCATACCCTCAAAGATATTCTGCTGGAATTGCAAAAACCAGGCCGGGATCCCCGCGAGCAGTTTGAAGCCCCGGTTTTTCGTGAAGACGTGCAGGAACTCGAAGATGTCAAACCTGAAATGCTGTTTGAAGGCCGGGTTACCAATATTACGGCCTTTGGGGCCTTTGTGGATATTGGGGTGCATCAGGACGGTCTGGTGCATGTATCCCAGCTTTCGCACCGCTTTGTACGCGACCCCCAGGAAGTGGTCAAGGTGGGACAAACCCTGCGCGTGCAGGTGCTTGATGTGGATTACAAACGCCGTCGGATTCAGTTGACCGCCAAACTTTAGGTCTGAATCACGCAAAATATGTTGGCTTGCTCACAGAAATGTGTTGTGTTTCACATTATGCTGAAAACGGAAGGATTTTGGTCTGCGCCAAATTTCTCTTCGCCAGACAATACCAAGCGTGATGAAAGAAGAAAGCCTATGAGCCCGATACTCGCCAGTGCTTCAGATGCGATTCCTTACCTGAATACCTTTGCCCAGGGCAACCACCCTGATCATCTCTGCGATGCCATGATTGATATCTTTAGCAACCGCCCGGATATGGCAACGGTTTTGATTCCCACCTATGCCCGTTATCTGACGGCACAGGAGTTTCAACGTCTCTCGGCCCGCTTTCCTGCCCTGACCAATCTGTTTACAGGGTATCAGCAGACCTTGGGCGCACTTCAGGCCCATTGAACGTCCACCATCTGCTCTGTGCCTGCGCCTGCATCCAGAAGGATGAGGGGCGCTTTTTGCTGGTACGCACCCCGGCTCGCGGGTGGGAATTTCCGGGGGGCGTGATTGAGCCAGGAGAAACGCTTGCGCAGGGCCTGGAGCGGGAAGTGCTTGAAGAGTCGGGTTTGATCGTGAAAACGCAGAAGCTTTTGGCCTGGACTCAGAATATCTCAACGCTGCCGCCCAAATTGATTTTCGTTTTTTCAGCCGAATGGCTTTCTGGCAGCTTGCAACCCAGTGCAGAGACCCCTGAATTGGGTTGGTTTCGCGCTGAACAGGCTGAGGACATGATTCAGCATCCGGCCAATGCCCTGCGTTGGCGTTTGGCGCAGCAGGCAGCCGCTGGCCTCATGGGCTGCGTTTATCGTCAGGATCCCTTTGAACTGCTTGAATCCAGCGTATTCTGAAAATATAACCTGTTTTTTACAAAGCCTTTGCATAAAACCTGCAAATTCAGGGTATATTAATCAAACGTCGTCAGTGAGCAGTGTTAGAAAGGATTTTGCCTGTGCCCTCATTTCCAGTCAATCCCAATCGTCAAACCGGGTCTTTGCCCGTTGTTACAAGTCCTCAACCCGCCAAGCCGCAAGAAACGGCAAGCGCTGCCGCACAACCGGCTCCTGTCACCGAGCCTGTTGCTGCACCGCCTGGCGATACCAACACCACGCGCACAGCCTTTCCTGAAGCGGGTTTTGATCCTTCAGCGGGTTTCTCCATGCCCAGAGCTGCGGCTCCTGCCAGTCCAACCGCTCCTGCCGCTGATCCCGTGGATCTCTCTCCTCTGTCGCAGCCCTTGCGGGTGAGCTACGAAGATTTCAAAGCGCAGCTCAAGGCCGATCCCAAAGTTGAGTTTATTGAAATTGATCGCCGAGATCTCAACAAAGGCCTGAGTGATTTTCTCAAGCAATACCAAGATCTTCTCACTCAAAATCCCGAATTGCTCCAGAAACTTCAGGAGTCGGAAATTGGGCGTGATTTGTTGGCCGCGCTAGACCATGCGGCGAAGGGCGCGCTCAGCACCGATGATATTATCAAGCTCCAGACCTTTGCGGTTGCCAGTGGCGTGGATATCAGCCACGCCAACAGTGCCAACGGGATTGATGGCGATTATGGGCCCCGCACCCATGCAGGCCTACAGGAGGCCTTCTCTAAATTACTCAGTTCACCTGATCAGGCCTTAGAATCCTTAAAAACAGCAGCGCCTCAGGCCACTACTTATGCCCAAACGGCTCGCCGTTCTTATGAGGAAACAGGGGATGCCTATATCCCAGGGCAATCACGCACCTATGATGCTCCTCCTGAGCCTGGTTCTCAGCCTGCGACGCCGGGCGTTTCAGATCCTGTGCCCACCTCCTCAGGTCAGCTGGGCCAGGATATTGCGGCTGCTGCCCGCCGTACCGCTTCAACGTTCCGCAACCCCAAAACGGGAGCGATTCCTTCGATTGGCTATTGTATGGGCGGCGTGCGCACGACCTTGGACAGCATGGGAATTCGCCTGCGTGCGCCCGGTGGGGGTTATCTGCAATCGGCCAAAGATGCTGATGATGTGCTTCGCCGAAACTTTAGTGATAAGTTTGATGAGGTCAAACTCAGCCCCAACGATCCCCAATTTGCCAATAAACTGCGTAATTTCCCACCCGGTACGATTTTTGTCTGGGAGGCCAACCCCGACCCCAGCACCCACAGCCGGGGCGGAGGTTTTAAACATGGGCATATTGAAGTTGCCCTGGGTGGCGGTAAGGCTGCCAGTGACCATATTCAGAATGTCACCACCAACGCCAATGGACGCTATGGCAGTGTTTCGATCTTTGTTCCCAAAGCCTGATCTGCTTTGCTTTTGAACTTTTAAGCCCCTGTGCGCAGGGGCTTATTTTGTGCTTGCCAATTCGGCTTCAAGGAATTGAACCGCTTGTTCCACCCCGTTTTGGAGACGTAGTTTTTTTCCCAGGGCTTGGGCTCTGGCGTAATAGTCTTCGCGCAGAAGTCTTTGCAAGGCGTTATCAAGCGCTTCGGCTTTAAAAAGGCGTTTGGGCAGAGCCGGGGGGCCCAGCCCCCGCGTATGAACAGCATGGGCCCAGTAATGCTGATCGAGCAGGTGGGGCACCAATTGTTGCGGCAGACCTGCCCGAGCAGCGGCTGAGGTGGTGCCTGCTCCGCCATGGTGAATCACTGCGCGCAGACGTGGAAAGAGCAAATCATGGGGCAAGGCTTCAATCAGAAAGATATTTTCAGGCAAGGCTGATTGGGTGCCCAAACCGCCCCAGCCCTTTGAAAGAATAAATCGCTCTTTGCGTTTGCGTGCCAGTTTAATCATCGCTGCTGTCGAGGCCTCGGCTTTGCCATCATTCATGCTGCCAAAGCCCAGATAAATCGGGGCTGAACCGGCTTGCAAATAGTCTTCAACCTCAGGGGGCAAACAGGTTTCCTGTGCTTTGAGATGCAAAGCGGGTATTTGGGTCAAGGGCGTAACATCCCGAGGGGCTGACGCCAGTTCGCGGTAGGCAGCCAGCAAGGGGTGGGGCGAAAGAAAGCAGTCGACAATCTCTTGAACTGCAGGCAGGCCGATTTTTTTTCGTTCACGGTTGATCAGGCCTCCCAGTGCCCACTGCCAACCTATTTTTTCGAGCTGCCAAGCCCGCTCATGCAGGGAAGGGTGCAGTTCTGGCCAGGGCCAGAGCAGAGACATATAGTCTTTGGAGGGAATCAGGCTGGGGCAATAGACCAGATAACGGTAGGGAATTTGCCAGTAATCAGCGGCTGTGAAAGCCGAAAGTTGCAGTGAAGAGGCAACGATCAGATCAAAGCCTTCAGCCAAAGGCAGGGTTTTTTCATGCTGAAGCGCTAAATTGGCATGTATCAAACTGAGCATATGGCGCAGGACTTCTACGGGGTTTTTCATGAGGGTGGCTCCGTAGGTTGCAACCAAGTCCTGCATGGATTCTCCCAGGGAATGTACTGGGATACCATAGCCTTGAATCCAGGCCGTGAAATCGGGGGGGGAAATCATCTCAATTTCATGGCCTGCTGCCTGCAGACCCACCGCCAAAGCCAAAAGGGGTTGAATATCTCCGCGTGAGCCGTGTCCGGCAACCAGAATGCGTGCCATCAGTTTTCCAAAAAGTCGAGATCACGACCATAGGTTTCTTCCAGGCGAGACAGAGCGATCGCTGAAATCAGCAGGGTGACAGCTCCGATCATTAGCGCGCTGCCACTGAGACCTAAGCTGCCTTTGCTGGCTTCAAAGGCCAGGGTCAGGGGCACCACCGAGCCGCGAATAAAATTGGGGGCAGTGGTCGTGACGGTCGCGCGGATATTTGTGCCGAAGTTTTCCGAGGCCATGGTCACAAATATGGCCCAAAACCCGACTGAAAAGCCCAGAAAACCGCAGACCAGATAAAATATTCCCAGAGATTGAGGCGCCAGGATAAAATAAGCACCGACGGCCAGGGCGGTCAGCCCCAAAAAGAGCCAGACTACTTTTTTGCGGCTGCGCAACCTTTGGCTGAGCAGGCCACTGCCCAAATCTCCCAAGGAGAGGCCAATATAACAATATTTCACGGCATTGCCTGCAGTAGGAAGTTCTGCCATGCCAAAGGCTTTGCCAAATTCGGGCGAAAAGGTAATCAAAATTCCCACCACATACCAAATCGGCAGGCCAATCAAAATACAGTTTAAATATTTCAGGGCACGGGGCAGGTTGTTAAAGAGCATGAGAAAATTGCCGCGCGAAATTTTGTTTTCTTTGACTTTTGAAAACATGCCCGACTCAAACAGCCCAACCCGGAGCAAGAGCAGACAGAGCCCCAGGCCGCCGCCAATATAATAAGAGGTACGCCAATCAAAGAGATTGGCAACGAAAGCGGCAACCACTGCACCCAAAATGCCCACTG carries:
- a CDS encoding RNA-binding transcriptional accessory protein, yielding MTTSFNPLDEISQELKLSLAQVQTTVSLLDEGATVPFIARYRKDRTGALDEVQIRQIEERLKYWRELEERRQAILKSIEEQGKLTPELAKTLAAVRNKTELEDLYLPFKPRRRTRAQKAREAGLEPLALIMRLQRERLAPSEKARAFLSEQITDPEMALLGARDILAEEISEDARLREQARENLRNFGVITSRLARGQKEDSPEAAKYRDYFDFKEPVKKIPSHRYLALRRGEGEKVLSLKIELEAERLLERLRRQLQIQPNAWGDQVRLALDDAWERLLLPSLESEILSELKLQADQTAIEIFAANLRDLLMSAPFGTRPVLGLDPGLRTGIKCVALSPTGQYLEDTVIYLVQNENRAKEAFFKLFNKYQPAAIALGDGTGSRETEKAVRAWLKEAGQKPVFVRISESGASIYSASEIARQEFPDLDLTVRGAISIGRRLQDPLAELVKVEPRSLGVGQYQHDVNQTALAAKLDQIVESCVNQVGVELNSASAPLLERVSGLGPKLAKEIVAHRDQKGAFASRQELRKVKGLGAKTYEQAAGFLRIREAQNPLDNTGVHPEHYAVVERMARDLGVAVAELPKRPELLPQLSLKNYQAGDVGEHTLKDILLELQKPGRDPREQFEAPVFREDVQELEDVKPEMLFEGRVTNITAFGAFVDIGVHQDGLVHVSQLSHRFVRDPQEVVKVGQTLRVQVLDVDYKRRRIQLTAKL
- a CDS encoding ADP-ribose pyrophosphatase; this encodes MNVHHLLCACACIQKDEGRFLLVRTPARGWEFPGGVIEPGETLAQGLEREVLEESGLIVKTQKLLAWTQNISTLPPKLIFVFSAEWLSGSLQPSAETPELGWFRAEQAEDMIQHPANALRWRLAQQAAAGLMGCVYRQDPFELLESSVF
- a CDS encoding MFS transporter, which translates into the protein MDTPTEQESDSPNLSAGFSRLVILSILVAALGYFVDIYDLLLFSIVRVKSLQSLGLSGDALLSKGVLLLNMQMLGMLLGGIFWGIIGDKKGRLSVLFGSIFIYSIANILNGLVQNVEQYALLRFIAGVGLAGELGAGITLVSELMPRHSRGYGTTIVASVGILGAVVAAFVANLFDWRTSYYIGGGLGLCLLLLRVGLFESGMFSKVKENKISRGNFLMLFNNLPRALKYLNCILIGLPIWYVVGILITFSPEFGKAFGMAELPTAGNAVKYCYIGLSLGDLGSGLLSQRLRSRKKVVWLFLGLTALAVGAYFILAPQSLGIFYLVCGFLGFSVGFWAIFVTMASENFGTNIRATVTTTAPNFIRGSVVPLTLAFEASKGSLGLSGSALMIGAVTLLISAIALSRLEETYGRDLDFLEN